A section of the Carassius carassius chromosome 17, fCarCar2.1, whole genome shotgun sequence genome encodes:
- the LOC132160502 gene encoding putative nuclease HARBI1: MAAERRRPRSFQQRKNVLELYDDRELIKRYRLDRQGILFVTDLVRNSITSPTVRNYALTAEMKVIMTLCFLATGKMQQCTSDDLGPSQSTVSRVLNTTVAALTIPVIVRQFIDFPTDLQTIRQKQADFMRIAGFPGVVGTIDGTHVRIIAPTVNEETYINRKGFHSINVQVVFDANYKILDLVPKWPGSTHDARFLSQSGLTGLFEQNYVRPGCHLLGDSCYPLKHWLLTPYRRPQGEQQLNYIRAHKVTRAVVERGIGQLKRRFHVLHGEIRHSPERACRIIMACGILHNICKARNLPLLDDDDNDDDDDENDDHGDDDSDHDENDDNTTEHTLQSISGRASFRDCFANSHFGDSMSSSVAAPCANPVSCEAEGSSGGHTEMS; encoded by the exons ATGGCAGCAGAGAGGAGGAGGCCGCGCAGTTTCCAACAACGTAAGAATGTGTTGGAATTATATGATGACAGAGAGTTGATCAAACGATACAGGCTTGATCGTCAGGGTATTCTTTTTGTTACTGACCTAGTCAGAAATTCAATAACTTCTCCCACTGTAAGAAACTATGCTTTAACTGCTGAAATGAAAGTTATAATGACTCTGTGTTTCTTGGCAACTGGAAAAATGCAGCAATGCACCAGTGATGACTTAGGGCCATCACAGTCCACAGTTAGCAGGGTCTTAAATACCACTGTTGCTGCACTAACCATACCAGTCATAGTGAGGCAGTTCATTGACTTCCCAACTGACCTTCAAACTATACGGCAAAAGCAAGCAGATTTTATGAGGATTGCGGGTTTCCCTGGAGTTGTAGGAACCATCGATGGCACCCATGTACGCATCATTGCTCCAACTGTAAATGAGGAGACATACATCAATCGAAAAGGATTCCACAGCATCAATGTTCAAGTCGTATTTGATGCCAATTACAAGATCCTCGATCTTGTGCCAAAATGGCCAGGGTCAACACATGATGCTCGGTTTCTTTCCCAGAGTGGCCTCACTGGGTTATTCGAACAAAATTATGTTCGCCCTGGATGTCATCTGCTGGGAGACTCGTGTTACCCTTTAAAACACTGGCTTCTCACCCCTTACAGAAGACCTCAAGGAGAACAGCAGCTCAATTATATTAG AGCACACAAAGTAACACGAGCCGTGGTGGAGAGAGGAATTGGACAGCTGAAGAGAAGATTCCATGTCCTTCATGGAGAGATTCGACATTCACCTGAGCGTGCTTGTCGCATTATTATGGCTTGTGGCATTTTGCACAATATTTGCAAAGCTCGTAACCTCCCATtgcttgatgatgatgataatgatgatgatgacgatgaaaaTGACGACCATGGTGATGATGACAGTGATCATGATGAAAATGATGACAATACCACCGAACACACATTACAAAGCATTTCGGGGAGAGCATCATTCAGGGACTGCTTTGCTAACTCACATTTTGG ggaCTCAATGTCATCCTCAGTGGCTGCGCCCTGTGCAAATCCAGTGTCTTGTGAGGCAGAAGGCTCATCTGGAGGACACACGGAGATGTCCTGA